In a genomic window of Gadus chalcogrammus isolate NIFS_2021 chromosome 17, NIFS_Gcha_1.0, whole genome shotgun sequence:
- the msmp1 gene encoding prostate-associated microseminoprotein encodes MGSNGANLIAYAALTALLMLVAGGSQAAPMECHFDSRAQCGFEGRNYTMGETWMDNACMQCTCLHPMGVGCCETVHRPVDFPAGCEVRVEAVTCKVSLVQAADPRLPCIPGENHLLDPSHGALKLGE; translated from the exons ATGGGATCCAACGGAGCAAACCTCATCGCCTACGCCGCTCTCACCGCCCTGTTGATGCTGGTCGCCGGGGGCAGCCAGGCCGCCCCGATGGAGTGTCACTTTGACTCAAGAG CGCAGTGTGGCTTTGAGGGGAGGAACTACACCATGGGGGAGACCTGGATGGACAACGCCTGCATGCAGTGCACCTGCCTCCACCCTATGGGTGTGGGCTGCTGTGAGAC gGTACACCGGCCAGTGGACTTCCCCGCGGGATGTGAGGTGCGCGTGGAAGCGGTTACGTGCAAAGTGTCCCTGGTGCAGGCGGCCGACCCCCGTCTGCCCTGCATCCCTGGGGAGAAccacctgctggaccccagcCATGGGGCCCTAAAGCTGGGGGAGTAG